From Streptomyces qinzhouensis, one genomic window encodes:
- a CDS encoding DUF1330 domain-containing protein encodes MPAYALGNLIPPARLADEVLSYMERIQATLDPFDGRFLVHGAPEREVREGDWPGALVIIGFPSMDAARGWYDSPAYQELIPLRTRHMTGDILLIDGVGEGYEAAATAAFLREAQAAGERT; translated from the coding sequence ATGCCCGCCTACGCTCTCGGAAACCTGATACCCCCGGCCCGCCTCGCCGACGAGGTGCTCAGCTACATGGAACGCATCCAGGCGACGCTCGACCCCTTCGACGGCCGGTTCCTCGTCCACGGTGCCCCCGAGCGCGAGGTCCGCGAGGGCGACTGGCCCGGGGCGCTCGTGATCATCGGCTTTCCCTCGATGGACGCGGCGCGCGGCTGGTACGACTCCCCGGCCTACCAGGAGCTCATTCCCCTGCGCACCCGCCACATGACGGGCGACATCCTGCTGATCGACGGAGTGGGGGAGGGGTACGAGGCAGCGGCCACGGCGGCGTTTCTGCGCGAGGCACAGGCCGCCGGCGAGCGGACCTGA
- a CDS encoding NUDIX hydrolase — protein MTTAYELLRRTRPELFRNCPDGVEILFDPDEIRAARRTLSEDGTEGAEDGVGVVYSDRFITLVRDAVRFPGGALGLYTRVVPTSAGPGVVILPLLGPDNAIVVIEHYRHATRSWHWEVPRGMGEPGISGAESVARELREEIGAEAEEVIPLGRFHADTGLLGDDVELYAARISRTGPLDRAEGIRKSAVVSWAELQRMIATDVITDSFTIAVAARAGLRGLFGE, from the coding sequence ATGACGACAGCGTACGAGCTTCTGCGCCGGACCAGGCCGGAGCTGTTTCGCAACTGTCCTGACGGTGTCGAGATCCTCTTTGATCCGGACGAGATCCGGGCGGCACGGCGCACCCTTTCGGAAGACGGTACGGAGGGTGCGGAGGACGGGGTCGGAGTGGTCTACTCCGATCGCTTCATCACGCTGGTCCGAGACGCGGTGCGGTTTCCCGGCGGTGCCCTGGGGCTGTACACACGTGTGGTCCCCACGTCGGCGGGCCCTGGAGTGGTGATCCTGCCCCTGCTCGGCCCCGACAACGCGATCGTCGTGATCGAGCACTACCGGCACGCGACACGGTCCTGGCACTGGGAGGTACCGCGAGGCATGGGAGAACCGGGGATCTCCGGGGCGGAAAGCGTGGCCCGGGAACTTCGGGAGGAGATCGGGGCGGAGGCCGAGGAGGTGATTCCGCTGGGCCGGTTCCACGCGGACACCGGTCTCCTCGGTGACGACGTCGAGCTGTACGCCGCCCGTATCTCGCGGACCGGACCGCTCGACAGGGCCGAGGGCATCAGAAAGTCGGCCGTAGTGTCCTGGGCCGAACTTCAGCGAATGATCGCCACGGACGTCATCACGGACTCGTTCACGATCGCGGTGGCAGCACGGGCCGGCCTGCGAGGCCTCTTCGGTGAGTGA